One stretch of Deltaproteobacteria bacterium DNA includes these proteins:
- a CDS encoding retroviral-like aspartic protease family protein: protein MKQFHLDLQSQIILVPAVIVGPKNAHTINLILDTGATFTLIAPEILLRIGSDPSKATDKSAITTASGIEFVPFLKVPIIKTLGVERNDIEVCAHSLPSNMPARGLLGLNFLRHFNIHLDFLKQRMEIFPG from the coding sequence ATGAAACAATTTCATCTTGATCTTCAATCCCAGATAATTCTTGTTCCCGCCGTTATCGTCGGTCCCAAAAATGCCCACACCATCAATCTCATTTTGGATACCGGCGCCACATTCACACTCATCGCACCCGAAATTTTGTTGAGGATCGGATCCGATCCGTCCAAAGCCACCGACAAAAGTGCCATCACCACGGCCAGCGGAATTGAATTTGTGCCGTTTTTAAAAGTCCCGATTATCAAGACGTTGGGTGTTGAAAGAAATGATATTGAAGTGTGCGCCCACAGTCTTCCTTCGAATATGCCGGCGCGGGGCCTGCTCGGCCTTAATTTTCTGCGTCACTTCAACATCCATTTGGATTTCCTAAAACAACGAATGGAAATTTTTCCCGGATAA